One part of the Vicia villosa cultivar HV-30 ecotype Madison, WI linkage group LG6, Vvil1.0, whole genome shotgun sequence genome encodes these proteins:
- the LOC131613235 gene encoding F-box/kelch-repeat protein At3g06240-like, translating to MTKLNWPNPFQEEDPDFEILGSGIINGVLCLISCSHPTLKFVLWNPTTQELKVIPNSPFDFVGDELDITAHGFGYDCVGDDYKVIREISLDLEYLESDYDTEIVSLGKISHNPFWEIYSLRSNCWKKLQYDIRHEYSSKGVCLDGVCHWWCESNYNDDKDNGIYLLSFYLNDEVFLITPIEDHTFELGTTTRELCVLNGFIALISTNKQMESLHISILGELGVKESWTKLFIVCPMPYIKYSTGVGKKSDILLVKEDGKLLRFNLSTQQIEELKFAASQFLGRTILYKESLLPILE from the coding sequence ATGACCAAATTAAATTGGCCAAATCCATTTCAAGAAGAGGATCCTGATTTTGAAATTTTGGGATCTGGTATTATTAATGGAGTTCTTTGTCTAATTAGTTGCTCTCATCCAACTCTAAAATTTGTATTGTGGAACCCAACTACTCAAGAATTGAAGGTTATTCCTAACAGTCCTTTTGATTTCGTTGGAGATGAACTTGATATTACTGCACATGGTTTTGGCTAtgattgtgttggagatgactaTAAGGTGATTCGAGAGATTTCACTTGATCTAGAATATCTAGAAAGTGACTATGACACTGAAATTGTGTCATTGGGAAAAATATCTCATAACCCTTTTTGGGAGATATATAGCCTACGAAGTAACTGTTGGAAGAAACTTCAATATGATATACGCCATGAATATTCAAGTAAAGGAGTGTGCTTGGATGGAGTGTGTCATTGGTGGTGTGAAAGCAACTATAATGATGATAAAGATAATGGAATATATCTATTGTCATTTTACCTAAACGATGAAGTATTCCTTATCACACCCATAGAAGACCATACTTTTGAATTAGGGACTACAACAAGAGAGTTATGTGTGTTAAATGGGTTCATTGCTTTAATCTCAACAAATAAACAAATGGAATCTCTTCACATATCGATTTTGGGTGAACTTGGTGTAAAAGAATCATGGACTAAACTATTTATTGTTTGCCCCATGCCTTACATTAAATATTCGACAGGAGTAGGAAAAAAGAGCGATATATTATTGGTAAAAGAAGACGGAAAACTCCTCCGTTTTAATTTAAGCACACAACAAATTGAGGAACTCAAATTTGCAGCAAGTCAATTTTTGGGTAGGACAATACTCTataaagaaagtcttcttccaatTTTGGAGTAG
- the LOC131613236 gene encoding putative F-box protein At3g16210: MVVTIADQTLQLVSMKKSASIGNTKVSIDIPNDLAFSILSKMSIKSLKRFECVCKPWTLLLKNPIFTRLFYDNFLYNNDCYYHNRSLFLHHLIDINSETKFMLYSYSGERYESMTKLNWPNPFQEADPDFDILGSGIINGVLCLISCSHPTLKFVLWNPTTQELKVIPNSPFDFVGDELDITAHGFGYDCVGDDYKVIREISLDLEYLESDYDTEIVSLGKISHNPFWEIYSLRSNSWKKLQYDICHEYSSKGVCLDGVCHWWCESNYNDDKDNGIYLLSFYLNDEVFLITPIEDHTFELGTTTRELCVLNGFIALISTNKQMESLHISILGELGVKESWTKLFIVCPMPYIKYSTGVGKKGDILLVKEDGKLLRFNLSTQQIEELKFAGSQFLGRTILYKESLLPILE; the protein is encoded by the coding sequence ATGGTAGTTACAATTGCAGACCAAACTCTACAACTTGTGAGTATGAAGAAATCGGCGAGCATTGGAAATACAAAGGTTAGCATTGACATACCTAATGATCTGGCCTTTTCTATTTTGTCAAAAATGTCGATTAAATCTTTGAAGCGTTTTGAATGTGTATGCAAACCATGGACCCTTTTGCTTAAAAACCCTATTTTCACGAGattgttttatgacaatttcttaTATAATAACGATTGTTATTATCATAATAGATCTCTTTTTCTGCATCATCTTATTGATATCAATTCCGAGACCAAATTTATGTTGTATTCTTATTCTGGTGAGAGGTATGAGAGTATGACCAAATTAAATTGGCCAAATCCATTTCAAGAAGCGGATCCTGATTTTGATATTTTGGGATCTGGTATTATTAATGGAGTTCTTTGTCTAATTAGTTGCTCTCATCCAACTCTAAAATTTGTATTGTGGAACCCAACTACTCAAGAATTGAAGGTTATTCCTAACAGTCCTTTTGATTTCGTTGGAGATGAACTTGATATTACTGCACATGGTTTTGGCTAtgattgtgttggagatgactaTAAGGTAATTCGAGAGATTTCACTTGATCTAGAATATCTAGAAAGTGACTATGACACTGAAATTGTGTCATTGGGAAAAATATCTCATAACCCTTTTTGGGAGATATATAGCCTACGAAGTAACTCTTGGAAGAAACTTCAATATGATATATGCCATGAATATTCAAGTAAAGGAGTGTGCTTGGATGGAGTGTGTCATTGGTGGTGTGAAAGCAACTATAATGATGATAAAGATAATGGAATATATCTATTGTCATTTTACCTAAACGATGAAGTATTCCTTATCACACCCATAGAAGACCATACTTTTGAATTAGGGACTACAACAAGAGAGTTATGTGTGTTAAATGGGTTCATTGCTTTAATCTCAACAAATAAACAAATGGAATCTCTTCACATATCGATTTTGGGTGAACTTGGTGTAAAAGAATCATGGACTAAACTATTTATTGTTTGCCCCATGCCTTACATTAAATATTCGACAGGAGTTGGAAAAAAGGGTGATATATTATTGGTAAAAGAAGACGGAAAACTCCTCCGTTTTAATTTAAGCACACAACAAATTGAGGAACTCAAATTTGCAGGAAGTCAATTTTTGGGTAGGACAATACTCTataaagaaagtcttcttccaatTTTGGAGTAG